The following DNA comes from Chitinophagales bacterium.
CGTGGTTGGCATCTCCGGGGTAAACCAAATCGTCAGCTGGTTTTTGTAACATTAAATGGCTGTATCTATATGGCGTATTAAAGTTGTAAATAGGCTGGGCATTACTTAAACTAAAAGAACTTATATAATATGAGGTTTGGCTACTTATTGTTTCGCTTCTGGCTAAAATTAAGCTATTGTTTGCCGTGTCAATAGTTAAAGCATTTTTGTCGTAAGAAAAAGTTTCATTAATACAGTTAGAACACGAAGGCAATAGACCTATTTCTATTATTGTGCCTGTAGAGTCTAAACTTATTAATTTGTATTCTTCATTTGTATTTTTAGCCACACCGTATAAACCATACCCCGAAAATCCTACCAAATACATACTTGTATAAGAGTATTGAAATTGATTAACTAAAAGCAAAGAGCTTGCATTAAAAATGTAAACATCTACATTTGTGCCATTAGCACTACATAAGTACAAGTTGTTTTCAAAATAATTTAAGTTATCATCTATACTTAAATTATTTATTGAAAAAGTGGTTGAATTTACAATTGCATGGCTCAGTTTTTCAATAGAATTAATAGTACTAAATTCATGATTGTAGGTGTAAAACAAGGTATCGTTAAGTAAATTTGTGGCAAATAGTTCATTATAACCTTGCCCTTGTAATGTTGTAGTGTTTTGCAGTCCGGTGTATGTTTGCGTATATTCTATAGGCGATAAATATTGATACATAAATGAAGCGGTAGAAGATACGGTATCTATAAAACTAATATCATTGCTTGAAGTACTGTATAAAAATTCATTACCCAATTCAAAATTAAAAGGCAGGGTTTCTATTTCCACACTTCCACCATTATTTTGGTTAAGTGCTTCAAAAACTTTTATACCACTACCTCTATCGCTTACTCCAAATAAATCGTGAATAAAATTTCCATTTTGAGCATGTATTAAGCCCACTAAACAACATAAAATTACTATTAGCTTTCTCATAAGTGTATTTTGCAATGTAAACATATTTAAAATAAATGAAACAAAATACGTCAAAATATGATATTTGTGAGTAAATTTAAGGTGTAATTAAAATTTAAAAATATTGATTATCAATTAGTTATAATTTTTAACAACCCTATTTGTATATGTACAACAGTAAATTAATACGTATTTTTTCAAGTTTTAATGAAGAAGAACTTACCGGATTTGAAACTTTTTTGCTCTCGCAAATAAAGGAAGACAATAATACTTATAAACTTTATACGGTTTTAAAAAAAGCATATCCCAACTACGAAGATGCCAGTTTAGAAAAAAATAGGGTGTACAATTCTATCTTTAAAAACAAGAATTATAAAGACATAAAAGTAAGGGAATTGATGTCGGCATTAACTAAACTTGCCGAGCAATATTTGAGCATAATTGAAAGTACTAAAAATGAATTTTATACTGCCTTAGCATTGCTTAATCAATACCGAAAAAGGCAATTAACAGCCCTGTACAAACAGCAGGTAAAGCAAGTAAGTAAACTAATAGAGCAAGACAAGTTTTTAAACGCTGAATTTTTTAAAAGAAAACTTTTATTTGCCGATATAGAAAATGATTTTTTTGAGCAGCAACAAGTGCGTACTCATGATGAAGCATTAGGTGTAAAAAATGAAAATTTAGATAAATATTATTTCAGCACTAAGCTTCAAACTTTGTGCGAATTATTAAACAGAGAAAATATTTTAAACGATAAGTTTAATAAAATATTGGAAAATGAAATAGTAGCAATGGTTGAAAAACACAAGAAAAGTTTTTTAGACGTTCCTTCTGTTCAGTGTTATTATGAAATTTATCTTTTGCTAAAATCTAAAAATGACGAACAGCAATATCAAAAGGCATTTAACACTATAAATAAATATCAAAAATCTTTTGAAGATGCAGAGCTAAAATCAATGTATGCTTATTTAATAAACTATTGTATTCAGCATATTAATAAAGGCATAAATGAGTTTACGCCAAAACTTTTTGAGTTGCAAAAAACATTATTGCAAAACAAAATTTTGTTAGAAAACGGATGGCTTTCTCACATTAGTTATAGAAATATAGTATCTATAGCTATTAAGCTAAATGAATATGCGTGGGCTGAAAAATTTATAGAAGATTACAAAGAAAAAATACAAGAAAAACACAGAGAAAATGCTTATAATTTAAGTGCTTCCAATTTGCTATATGCTAAGCATAATTATGCAGAAACGGTTGGTTTGCTTAATCAAGTAGAATTTACCGATGTGTATTATGCTTGTACCGCTAAATTTACCTTATTAAAAGCCTATTATGCCCTACAAGAATGGGAAACCTTAGACTATTTTGTATCGGCATTTCAGTTGTATTTAAAAAGAAATAAAGAAATTTCTACCACTTTTAAAAAAAGTAGTGAGAACTTTATAAAATATTTTAAGAAACTACTGCTTATTATTAAACAAATAGACTACAAGGAAAACAGCTATTTAAACAAAAAAATAAAAGATTTAAAAATAGCTATAGAAGAAGAAAAGATATTGGCTAATAAAGCTTGGTTGCTAACAGAAATAAACAAAATAAACCTATAAATGGAAGCTAAGAAAAACATAAGTATAGTTGGTGCCGGGCTGGTAGGCTCTATGTGGGCATGCTTTATGGCAAAAAAAGGACATAATGTTAATGTTTTTGAACGCAGGGGAGATATGCGAGTTAAAGAAGTAGATGCCGGAAAATCTATAAACTTGGCATTAAGCACCAGAGGGTGGCAGGCTCTTAAAGAATTGGGCATGGAAGCAGAACTTAAAAAAATAGCCATACCTATGAAAGGGCGAATGATACATCAAGAAGATGGCACGCAAGATTTTCAGCCTTATGGAAAAGAAGGGCAAGCTATTTATTCTATTTCGCGTGGCGAACTAAACAAAGCTCTTATGAATAGAGCAGATGAAGACAGCAATAGTGTTTTTCATTTTGATTATAAATGTGAACATGTAGATTTTGAACATAAAACACTTAAATTTTCAACTCATGATGGAGAAATAAGAACCATAAGTTCAGATTATATTTTTGGAGCAGATGGTGCTTTTTCGGCAGTGAGATACGATATGCAACGAACGCATAATTTTAATTATAGTCAGCAGTTTTTAGAGCACGGATATAAAGAATTATGCATTCCTCCAAATGCCGATGGCACGCATAAACTGGAAAAAAATGCTTTGCATATTTGGCCCCGAAAAAGTTTTATGCTCATAGCTTTACCTAATTTAGACGGTAGTTTTACCGTTACTTTATTTTTGCAATTTAAAGGAAAAGAGAGTTTTGAAACTTTAGATGAAGACCATGAAATAATTCCGTTTTTTGAAAAATATTTTCCTACAGCACTACAACACATCCCCGATTTAATAAAAGATTATAAAGAAAATCCAACGGGTTCTTTGGTTACCGTAAAATGTTCGCCATGGCATTATAAGTATGCCTGCTTGCTGGGCGATGCTGCTCATGCTGTAGTGCCTTTTTATGGGCAAGGCATGAATGCCGGTTTTCAAGATTGTTATGTTTTAAATAGCTTATTAGATAAATATAGTGATAAAAAATGGGAAGATGTATTTGAAATTTTTTCTGAAGAGCATGCTAAAAACGGGCAAGCCATAGCTGATTTAGCAGTAAGAAATTTTATAGAAATGCGTGATGACACCGCAGACGACCATTTTTTGCAAAGAAAAAAATTAGAACTGAATTTAATGAATACTTATCCCGATTTGTATAAATCGCAGTACCAAATGGTAACATTTACTACAGAGCCATATTATGATGCACTAACAAAAGGAGATGAGCAAACCGCTTTTGCAGAGCAGTTGCTAAATGAGTTTCCCAATAAAGAAGATTGGAACAATAATGCTTTTGATAAAAAAGTAAAATCGTTTTTTGGTGTTTAAAATTAGCGATAAGCACAGGGCTCTATTGGTACGAGCTACAAGCTTGTATGAATATTGGGGAATTAATTAATTACTTTACCTTTGTTTTTATTAAATGTATCAATAAATAAAACAATAGAACTCAAAGATATAGAATCAATCTTTAAAGTCGAAAAATTAATAGTTTTATGAATTTCATCATTGAGTACGCTGTTTAACAACTTTTTCATTTGTATTACAGAAAGTGAAGAGTACCAAATATGGTAAGACAAATACCAAAAATTTTGTAAATCTCATTGTGTATTATTTTTTTTTCCTTGTGGTCGGTCTTATTTGACCGCACCACTTTGTCCCTATACTCAGCATCCCTGCCCATTTCCACTTTTTTTGTTAAGCCCACAAACCAAATGTAAGCATTTTTTTTGATATTTTTGTAAACAAATTGTTAGAAGGTAGTTTCTGACAGCACAATAAACGGAGTTAAATGATGCCAACACTTATTAAAATAATATTACACATATTGTTTATGGTAAATATATTTTTTTGTCATTCACAAATTCATTATTACTGGAATGAATTTCCTACAACTAATTCAATAATAGTAAATGCTTTCAAGAATGAATATAGTATAAAGTCTAAAAAAATAGCAAAGACTATAGATATTTATATTGTAAATCATCATGATTGTTCTGCTACATATTTAAACGGATATTTAAATGAGAAAAGACTTTATAATGATGAAGGAAAAATAATACAATTGAAAAGGAACAAATTACAGCAAGAATTTTACTTTTATTACAAAGAAGATAAATTTGTTCGAATGTTAGAAGTACAGAATGGTGACACTTTGTTGTATATTCTTAAGTCAAATAGTAGTGATTTTTTACCAGAATATACTGTTTATAAAAATGATACAATTTTATTTGAAACAATTCTTAAACACAAAGGAGACACAATTAAATATGTAAAAAGTAGTGGAAATTCACCTGATGAAATTATTACTTTCGTTAATAAATATTCAATTAGTAATGTATTCATAGAGGAAAATTTATATAATAAGTATAATTTTAAAATAACTGATAATTCAAACTATATTACTATTTCGAAGAATAGGTTTGATCAGCAAGTTGAATATAGAGTAAATAAAAAGATTATTAGAGTTATAAAATCTGATTTTGACAATGATGGGAAATATAATTTCAACTCTATTGTTGACTATATTTTTAAGAAAAAAAGACTAACAACAATAGTTGAAGATGGGATTCCAATAATAGATTTTGAATATAATAAAGATAATACTTTAAGTACAGTTTCTTATTTCGGTGATGACTATTGTGTAGAAAAGTATATTTATGTATATAACCCCACCTCTCCGTAGTTCGCCCTTCAAGGTGTTAGTACCTTGAAGATTAACAAACCAAATGTAAGTATTTTTTTGATGTTTTTGTAAACAAATTGTTAGAAGGTAGCTTCTGACAGCATATTCTATTATTATGTACTCCTAAACATTTATTATACGACACTTGACTTATTCTATAGCTTAAATAAAGCATATAATTTTGTGTTTATCAATCAATTTAAAACATTAAAATATGAAAAATTTAAGTCTAATATTATTAGTAGCCATTGCCCTACTATCTTCATGCAAGAAAAACGATGAAAATGCATGTAATGGCGATGAATGTAATTACTCTCTTAGCTCAAACGAAACAGCAGGAACTGCACCAAGTAATATACATGGCACGCATAGTTTAAGTGTATCTTACGAGGGAGCCGGCTCGCCTTATACTATGGGAACTAATGGAACTTTTACTGTAGAAAGCGATAAACTTACCGTAGAAATTGATGGTAAGGAATGTATTACTTTAATAAATCCCTACCAAAGTAGTCCATCGGAAGTTACATTTGTAGATAATTGTAGAGATAATTTAAAATATTCTGTTTCAGAATCTTCTTCTGGTGCTCTCAACGAAGTAAATGTTTCCTCTTTGTCGGGAACGTTCTATTGTCAGTTTAATTAAAAAGTATTATAGTACTGCTTGTGCCACCACTTGGGTGGTGGCACAATATAAAACGTCTTTTACAAATTAACACCTATGCCTACATCAAAATATTGAGCTACAAAATAATGTGTTTTCATGTGGGCACTAATAAAGAAACTTTTTTCTTTAGTTTCTCCAAATTTCACAGCGTGATAGTTTAGACCGAGCTTGGCAAAAATAGGTGTTTTATCTTCAAATAATTTCATGGCATACACCCCCACATAAGCATCTAAACTTACTCTGCCTAAAAACAATTCATCACCTACAAAAAAGCCAAGCATGTGGGCTTCTCTGTTTTTATATTCATAGCCAAATAGGTGCATATATTCAAGCCTGCCCATATCAAAAGCGT
Coding sequences within:
- a CDS encoding T9SS type A sorting domain-containing protein, translating into MRKLIVILCCLVGLIHAQNGNFIHDLFGVSDRGSGIKVFEALNQNNGGSVEIETLPFNFELGNEFLYSTSSNDISFIDTVSSTASFMYQYLSPIEYTQTYTGLQNTTTLQGQGYNELFATNLLNDTLFYTYNHEFSTINSIEKLSHAIVNSTTFSINNLSIDDNLNYFENNLYLCSANGTNVDVYIFNASSLLLVNQFQYSYTSMYLVGFSGYGLYGVAKNTNEEYKLISLDSTGTIIEIGLLPSCSNCINETFSYDKNALTIDTANNSLILARSETISSQTSYYISSFSLSNAQPIYNFNTPYRYSHLMLQKPADDLVYPGDANHDKTVGMEDIFAIGIHYNDIVDFRSVISTDWIGQFAFSTNDTLANGVDIKHADCNGDGSINDIDIEDGVLANYHYTHNSEKSTQSTCDFPLYVVFPQLYKENDSATIKIGLDLSNNLAQQVYGIKFTLEFDTNFVQSSSMHAQATDDWFGIENNNYLLKYKNDFAANKMDVGVVGIDKINRSGGGILIDGIWTMEDEVIPITNLSDSMLLRITNVKIIDFYENEIDACGLDTFVVVYDKTVGIRTPEEAKVFDFYPNPTKNNNIYFSNHKDIETVEIFSLQGKLISSYSNIDNTINIGELNNGVYLIKAKDKNATTYTNKLAINR
- a CDS encoding FAD-dependent monooxygenase, giving the protein MEAKKNISIVGAGLVGSMWACFMAKKGHNVNVFERRGDMRVKEVDAGKSINLALSTRGWQALKELGMEAELKKIAIPMKGRMIHQEDGTQDFQPYGKEGQAIYSISRGELNKALMNRADEDSNSVFHFDYKCEHVDFEHKTLKFSTHDGEIRTISSDYIFGADGAFSAVRYDMQRTHNFNYSQQFLEHGYKELCIPPNADGTHKLEKNALHIWPRKSFMLIALPNLDGSFTVTLFLQFKGKESFETLDEDHEIIPFFEKYFPTALQHIPDLIKDYKENPTGSLVTVKCSPWHYKYACLLGDAAHAVVPFYGQGMNAGFQDCYVLNSLLDKYSDKKWEDVFEIFSEEHAKNGQAIADLAVRNFIEMRDDTADDHFLQRKKLELNLMNTYPDLYKSQYQMVTFTTEPYYDALTKGDEQTAFAEQLLNEFPNKEDWNNNAFDKKVKSFFGV